One Verrucomicrobiota bacterium JB022 genomic region harbors:
- a CDS encoding tRNA(His) guanylyltransferase Thg1 family protein, protein MTFDELDQRLRIYETADDYCVLPGIHIVVRLDGRSFTRLTKEVHQFEVPYDERFRDCMAATVEHLFTCGFKVLYGYTQSDEISLLLDPRDDLFGRKTRKIISVMAGEASARFSLSLGAIGVFDARISQLPRVQDVADYFRWRQEDAHRNSLNSHCYWLLRKEGQSVQDATNFLSGLSLAEKNEVLFQRGINYNNLPSWQKRGLGFYWEDTLKEGFNPKTGETVPTLRKRLKRDMELPLGDAYDAFIRGWLD, encoded by the coding sequence ATGACCTTTGACGAGCTCGACCAGCGCCTGCGCATCTACGAAACGGCCGACGATTATTGCGTGCTGCCCGGCATCCATATCGTGGTGCGGCTCGACGGGCGTAGCTTTACGCGCCTGACGAAAGAGGTCCACCAATTCGAGGTCCCTTATGATGAACGCTTTCGCGACTGTATGGCGGCGACGGTCGAGCACCTCTTTACCTGCGGCTTCAAGGTGCTCTATGGCTACACCCAGAGCGACGAGATTTCGCTGCTGCTCGACCCGCGCGACGATCTCTTTGGCCGCAAGACACGCAAAATCATCAGCGTGATGGCGGGCGAGGCCAGCGCACGTTTCAGCCTTTCACTCGGCGCTATCGGTGTATTCGATGCCCGCATCAGCCAGCTGCCGCGCGTGCAAGATGTGGCCGACTATTTTCGCTGGCGACAGGAAGACGCTCACCGCAATTCCCTCAACTCGCACTGCTACTGGCTGCTGCGGAAGGAGGGCCAGTCGGTGCAGGATGCGACCAACTTTCTATCCGGGCTCTCCCTTGCGGAGAAAAACGAGGTGCTCTTCCAGCGCGGCATCAACTACAACAACCTGCCCAGCTGGCAAAAGCGCGGGCTCGGCTTTTACTGGGAAGACACCCTTAAAGAGGGCTTCAACCCGAAAACCGGCGAAACCGTCCCTACCTTGCGCAAGCGGCTGAAGCGCGACATGGAGCTGCCGCTCGGGGACGCCTACGACGCGTTTATCCGTGGCTGGCTCGATTAG
- a CDS encoding PAS domain S-box protein encodes MEISPRTLQVSTADLCNERILAALVASEVVSAVLNLEGEITAVSASMAGIFGQEASALVGHPLETLFDTTRLPWEWRKVVVALRQHARWEGEGCFLAPTGLRRCFALVVTAVSDEEGSLCHGLLALREITQQVEEREKWKQALLDSDARWQFALESSGDGLWVLDLPAGKLSISDRWREFLGYAEDDLGDDVAKWSQLVHPEDSARSMDKVLRHIAGETENFVNEQRVRCKDGTYKWILDSGKVLQRAADGSPLLLMGTLRDISERREFENRLRESEARFRGAFESSGIGMALVDLTGRWVEVNASVCRIVGYDKETLVNLTFQDITHPDDLEKDLDLLHETLDGKRSHYQMEKRYRHAEGHIVWVYLTVSLIRDGEGNPVHFVSQIEDITERRRLEEHLRETRERLSLALRIGGVGIWDWDCGGNRLTWDDQMFKLYGLTPETLVPHFDGWVERLHPEDRERTVREVSGAKEGGADFDTEFRIVTPDGCERHLRAISLVQHDAQGNPTRMLGTNWDVTDMVNQREELRRLAEKANQASEAKSQFLANMSHEIRTPMNGVIGMTHLLLDTPGLTEEQRQIAETIQSSGESLMALLNDILDFSKVESGMLELEELDFDLRKLMSELAALLRGKAAEKSLRFSCSAATEVPGRLRGDAGRLRQILLNLAGNAIKFTPAGSVQVEADLVEETEHDALIHFCVRDTGIGIPLEVQGRLFKAFTQADASTTRNYGGTGLGLAICRQLTELMGGEIGVDSEEGKGADFWFRVRLQKQAHDEEAPPETDFVGVSILVVEHDEALRLDIADRLRSWNAVPVLCSGGLAALDILYQAAEKGDPIPAVLIEQDLPRMDGFALARAIRTDEMLKRTRLVLLTEMGRADELASISTRNFDAHTFKPIRPSDLYDALAELLKSGDNRVVDEMAARMRRLQSCGARVLLAEDNHVNQAVACGILNRFGLRVDVVANGVEALESLASIPYDLVLMDVQMPELDGLEASRAIRLREKRSGCPKVPIVAMTAHARPEDREQCLQAGMDDYVAKPISPPELASVLDRWLCAQTAVQEAAAHRQPTAVPTRPLVDFDEVLNRMMRDEGLMEGVLNIALSESTHVMRQIQSAFNQRDFSKAAAYVHSLKGLAGNAGLAQLGHLAETMQTMLHEGREAQAVQIVPELATVHTATLRAIERFLDRPEV; translated from the coding sequence CCTCGTGGTAACTGCCGTGAGCGACGAAGAAGGCAGCCTGTGCCACGGCCTGCTGGCCCTGCGTGAGATCACGCAGCAGGTAGAAGAGCGCGAAAAATGGAAGCAGGCGCTGCTCGACAGCGATGCGCGCTGGCAGTTTGCCCTCGAGTCCAGCGGCGACGGCCTCTGGGTGCTCGACCTCCCGGCCGGCAAGCTCTCCATCTCCGACCGCTGGCGCGAGTTCCTCGGCTACGCGGAGGACGACCTGGGAGACGATGTCGCCAAATGGTCCCAACTCGTCCACCCGGAGGACAGCGCCCGAAGCATGGACAAAGTCCTCCGGCACATCGCGGGAGAGACGGAAAACTTTGTCAACGAGCAGCGCGTCCGCTGCAAGGACGGCACCTACAAGTGGATCCTCGACTCCGGCAAAGTCCTCCAGCGCGCGGCCGACGGATCGCCGCTGCTGCTGATGGGCACCCTGCGCGACATCTCCGAGCGGCGCGAGTTCGAGAACCGCCTGCGCGAGAGCGAAGCCCGCTTTCGGGGAGCCTTTGAGTCGAGCGGGATCGGCATGGCGCTGGTCGACCTCACAGGCCGCTGGGTCGAGGTCAACGCCTCCGTCTGCCGCATCGTGGGCTACGACAAGGAGACGCTCGTCAACCTGACTTTCCAGGACATCACCCACCCGGACGACCTCGAGAAAGACCTCGACCTCTTGCACGAAACCCTCGACGGCAAGCGCTCCCATTACCAAATGGAGAAGCGCTACCGCCACGCCGAAGGGCATATCGTGTGGGTCTACCTCACGGTGTCACTGATTCGCGACGGCGAGGGCAACCCCGTCCACTTCGTTTCCCAGATCGAAGACATCACCGAGCGCCGCCGCCTGGAAGAACACCTGCGCGAGACCCGCGAACGCCTCTCGCTGGCTCTGCGCATCGGCGGGGTAGGGATCTGGGACTGGGACTGTGGGGGCAATCGGCTGACTTGGGACGATCAGATGTTCAAGCTCTACGGGCTGACGCCGGAAACCCTCGTCCCCCATTTCGACGGCTGGGTCGAGCGTTTGCACCCGGAAGACCGCGAACGCACCGTCCGCGAGGTGAGCGGCGCCAAGGAGGGCGGCGCAGACTTCGATACTGAATTCCGCATCGTGACCCCCGACGGGTGCGAGCGCCACCTGCGGGCCATTTCGCTGGTGCAGCACGACGCCCAAGGCAATCCGACCCGCATGCTCGGCACCAACTGGGACGTCACCGACATGGTCAACCAGCGCGAAGAACTGCGGCGCCTGGCCGAAAAGGCCAACCAGGCCAGCGAGGCCAAAAGCCAGTTCCTCGCCAACATGAGCCACGAGATCCGTACCCCCATGAACGGCGTGATCGGCATGACGCACCTGCTGCTCGACACCCCGGGGCTGACGGAAGAGCAGCGGCAGATCGCCGAAACCATCCAGTCCAGCGGTGAATCGCTCATGGCGCTGCTCAACGACATTCTCGACTTTTCCAAGGTGGAATCCGGCATGCTCGAGCTGGAAGAGCTCGACTTCGATCTGCGCAAGCTCATGAGCGAGCTCGCCGCCCTTCTGCGAGGCAAGGCGGCGGAGAAGAGCCTGCGCTTTTCCTGCTCGGCCGCCACCGAGGTGCCCGGTCGCCTGCGCGGCGATGCCGGTCGCCTGCGGCAGATCCTGCTCAACCTCGCCGGCAACGCCATCAAGTTTACCCCCGCCGGCAGCGTCCAGGTGGAAGCCGATCTGGTCGAAGAGACCGAGCACGATGCCTTGATCCACTTTTGCGTGCGCGACACCGGCATCGGGATCCCGCTCGAAGTGCAGGGGCGCTTGTTCAAGGCCTTTACGCAAGCCGATGCGTCGACCACTCGCAACTACGGCGGCACCGGGCTAGGGCTGGCCATTTGCCGGCAGCTGACCGAGCTGATGGGGGGCGAAATCGGCGTCGACAGCGAAGAGGGCAAAGGCGCGGACTTTTGGTTCCGGGTGCGCCTCCAGAAGCAGGCCCACGACGAGGAAGCCCCGCCGGAGACCGATTTTGTGGGCGTCTCCATCCTGGTGGTGGAGCACGACGAAGCCTTGCGCCTCGACATTGCCGACCGCCTCCGCAGCTGGAATGCGGTGCCTGTGCTCTGCTCGGGCGGCCTCGCCGCGCTCGACATCCTTTATCAAGCAGCGGAAAAGGGCGACCCAATCCCGGCAGTGCTGATCGAGCAGGACCTGCCCCGCATGGACGGGTTTGCCTTGGCGCGGGCGATCCGCACCGACGAAATGCTCAAGCGCACCCGACTCGTCCTCTTGACCGAGATGGGCCGGGCCGACGAGCTCGCCTCCATTTCCACCCGCAACTTCGACGCCCATACCTTCAAGCCCATCCGCCCGTCCGACCTCTACGACGCTCTGGCCGAGCTGCTGAAGTCGGGCGACAACCGCGTGGTCGATGAGATGGCCGCCCGCATGCGCCGCCTCCAGTCTTGCGGCGCCCGCGTATTGTTGGCCGAAGACAACCATGTCAATCAAGCCGTCGCCTGTGGCATCCTCAATCGCTTCGGCCTGCGCGTAGATGTGGTCGCCAACGGGGTGGAAGCGCTCGAATCGCTCGCCAGCATCCCCTACGACCTCGTGCTGATGGACGTGCAGATGCCGGAGCTCGACGGCCTGGAAGCCTCCCGCGCGATTCGCTTGCGGGAAAAGCGCAGCGGCTGCCCCAAGGTGCCCATCGTCGCCATGACGGCCCACGCCCGCCCCGAAGACCGTGAGCAGTGCCTGCAGGCGGGCATGGACGATTACGTCGCCAAACCCATTTCTCCGCCGGAGCTGGCCAGCGTGCTCGACCGCTGGCTATGCGCGCAAACGGCGGTTCAAGAGGCCGCTGCGCACCGCCAGCCGACCGCTGTGCCCACGCGCCCCCTGGTCGATTTCGACGAAGTTCTCAACCGCATGATGCGCGACGAAGGGCTGATGGAAGGCGTGCTGAATATCGCCCTCAGCGAGTCGACCCACGTCATGCGGCAAATTCAATCCGCCTTCAACCAGCGAGATTTCTCCAAAGCTGCCGCCTACGTGCACAGCCTCAAAGGCCTTGCGGGCAATGCCGGCCTCGCCCAACTGGGCCACCTGGCGGAGACGATGCAGACCATGCTCCACGAAGGACGCGAAGCTCAAGCCGTCCAGATCGTGCCTGAGCTTGCTACCGTGCACACCGCCACCCTGCGCGCCATCGAGCGCTTTCTCGACCGTCCGGAAGTATAA